The following proteins come from a genomic window of Parambassis ranga chromosome 4, fParRan2.1, whole genome shotgun sequence:
- the pfn2b gene encoding profilin-2: MSWESYVENLMKDDTCQDAAIVGYTAEAKYVWASHAGGTFSHITAEEIDALVGKDRGPLFTKGLTLGSKKCSVIRDSLNSDGDWTMDIRTKSQGGEPTYNISVGKAARTLVVVMGKEGVHGGQLNKKAFQMAEYLRKSAY; encoded by the exons ATGAGCTGGGAAAGCTACGTGGAAAACCTGATGAAAGATGACACTTGCCAGGACGCGGCCATTGTTGGTTATACGGCGGAAGCCAAATACGTGTGGGCATCGCATGCCGGCGGTACCTTCTCCCACATAACG GCTGAAGAAATCGATGCGTTAGTAGGAAAAGACCGAGGCCCACTTTTCACCAAAGGCCTGACCTTAGGCAGTAAAAAGTGCTCTGTAATCAGAGACAGCCTCAATTCTGACGGCGACTGGACAATGGACATCCGGACAAAGAGTCAAGGAGGAGAGCCAACATACAACATTTCTGTAGGCAAAGCTGCCAGAA CATTGGTTGTGGTCATGGGGAAGGAAGGTGTCCACGGAGGGCAGCTCAACAAGAAAGCATTTCAAATGGCTGAATACCTGAGGAAGTCAGCATACTAA